The window gcaaagggagaaccactgcgattgtgcttccatctcgcatggttaagcacctcagtggagaaagccgaaaactgactgtcacaataagcgtaaactggtcagtgatccgatgactatgttaaatgacgggccgttcataacgttAGCCGAAGTGttcacggcttgacctcggctgtcgccgaacactaagcggggggctacttgctggcctcccaacattaagctcctatgactaagtgaaagttataaagcctgcatatctgattgccttgtttccgccaacccaaagaaaggaaccgatagcgggactattttctttggacgatgtttcttatgttaaacaataatataacatgtctctctacgtacctttgtttataaaactatatggctggattgccttgtttgccgtaaatctttgccctcataaaggctttataaagtaggacaaacactcctcggctgctggccaaggaggttgaagccgatggtcggtcaacaaagttttgtgcaatgcggatctgagcattaatgttGTAAAGTAcctagatacatagagtcattacacataatttatgattttactatggatatcgatccttaattcggcctcccgtgcccgcattaaggcttgggggctactaggcttcgggattattatttacaaatattaaaaggggtacatcgatcccctgatccggTGTCGCCACTCgatcagtgtctcgggggctactgcattgcctgtccaatgcagaaaatttaaagtgcaatatagttttcgaggagattattatcctcaggttggtcggccgcactcaacctgagtctcgaggactttgcacaccgcgtttctattcctatgtatgctgtcgAGCtaagagttgatcctcaggccgatttcgcgcatcgacctgagtctcaggggcaactaggatcagtggtttcatgttttccttcaggtgcatctcgggttttagaccgacgcacacaccttgagggctactggctatatatctcggcagagaataaattgcaccaatcaaaaaatcagcccgcagtcaggggtggtgcaccacctcggaagcagcccggcattaagctcgggcgccagtggctggctccatagagggcatttccggcattaagctcgcctaagctccttcaactttttgaacccagatgatctatgacatctcggatatagtccggcgttggagctcggatacagtccagcgttggagcttggacacagtccggcgttagagcttggatatattccggcgttggagctcagaagcagtccggcgttggtgcttggctgcaaaagatacctcgaatgcaatccggtgttggagctcggacgcaagaagaCACTGCTGCCCGGAaataacttcaaacctgaggtgtggcataataataacaaggcattgataaaggccggaaacttaaaggggctcctcggatacccgacatataaactcttcggatttacttcacgatcctcaagatcgaagatgggaaaatttgttgaaccagttttcaagaccgacaaccgaagatgaagaacagttcagaagaatcgaggagcgtccccaacttgaagaccagttcagggggctactgacggtgttctggactaggggtactcaccacgtcgtctcccgatcagttagattgggccgaggacccccatggtcgtatactcatgggctagttcggacagttgccgcatacaaggaagattccacaagacttggtgatcaagacaaggactcctccccaccggcgtattcggctaggactcttgttatcctaggcctctggtacattatataaaccgaggctaggctagtcgatagaggatattatgacattactcatcatacctctagggtttagaccacaacatatgatctcgaggtagatcaactcttgtaacccctatactcattatagtcaatcaagcagcatgtagggtattatctcatcaagagagcccgaagctgggtaaaatcccgtgttcatgttaccattgatcctcagacgcacagcctgggaccccctacccgagatccgccggttttgacaccgacagcaccccCCCCCCTCAAGCCCaacccgaattgggaggggggccgggccccctttccttctctccctctccctcttccttcttctcctactccaactagggaaggagggaaacctactcctactgggagtaggactccctcccttgggcgcgccatagagagggtcggccctcccctcctccactcctttatatacggaggaaggggcaccccatagacacaggttgattgtttagccgtgtgcggtgcccctctccacagattttcacctcgttcatatcgttgtagtgcttaggcgaagccctgcgccgataacttcatcatcaccgtcatcacgccgtcgtgctgacgaaactctccctcgaccccatagacacaagttgattgtttagccgtgtgcggtgcccctctccacagatttccacctcggtcgtatcgttgtagtgcttaggcgaagccctgcgtcgataacttcatcatcaccgtcatcacgccgtcgtgctgacgaaactctccctcgacctcagctggatctagagttcatgggacatcaccgagctgaacgtgtgcagatcgcggaggtgacgtaccttcggtgctaggatcggtcggatcgtgaagacatacgactacatcaaccacgttgtcataacgcttccgctttcggtctacgagggtacgtagacggtactctcccctcttgttgctatgcatcaccttgatagattttgcgtgatcctaggattttttttttaaattactgcgttccccaaccagGACGACGTGCACACCTTCGCTCATATTATTCTTGACCATGTTACTAATGACACCATAGTCAAAAGTTATTTTTCATAACAACACGTATACGTGTAACTCAAGCAAGATCCAACACATTATGACAACATTTTTATTCACTCGTACATAATTCATCTTACACAAACTAACATTGTTTACCAGATAATTCAAATGCATAGTTCATCTTACACAAATCAATATTGTTTACACGAATAGTTAAAATAGAGAGTTCATCTTACAAAAGCCAACATTGTTTACACCGATAACTAAGAACAACCAAATATTGGCTTAAATGTGTACCTAGTCAGATAGCTCTGAGCTTAATTTGCGCACCATGCATTGGTTGCAATGTCATCACGGTGTGCGGTGCATGCGTATATGATGGCGCGAGCTCAAACTCGAAATGCTGAAGGATCATGCTTAGTGCCATCTTGGCTTCGAGCATTGCAAAGTTCTGGCCGATGCACACCCGTGGCCCCCAACCAAATGACAAGAAGGCGCCCGGATGCTTAGATGCCTTGGAAATCCCCTGGGCAAATCGGTCTGGTTTGAACTCATTGACATCACTTCCCCATATGTCTGGATCATGATTGATAAATAGAACTGGCACCTCGATGAACACACCCGAGGGGTATCTGACCCCTCCGATATCCATATCCTTGTATGTTTTTCGGCTAAAAACTGTAGCCGATGGATACAACCGAAGAACCTCGTGAAGGATCATGGTCACCTACAATTAGTGAAAAGACAAATGTATAACTTCAAAGTCATGTTACAAACAAAATACATCAATTTCAGCAAGTACTCACCATTTTTAGTCGGCTAAGGCCCTCGTACTCGGGTTTGTTCTTCCTAAATAAACCTAGGACCTCCTCCCTCGCAAGGTCTTGCCACTCCGGATGCATGCTTAGTACAATCATTGTCCACGTGAGCAGCACCGACGTTGTCTCCATTCCTGCCAAGTAGAATAGTTTGCACTCCTCGATGACATCTTCCATTGCCATTCCTTGGCTAGGTTGGCCATTCTCGTCCATGTCCTTCATATTTGACTCTAGCAACAGGCCTAGCAGATCATTTTCCGATTTTTCACCTTCTTCCATAGCTCGCATTCTTTTATTGATTAGACCTTGTAAAACTGATTCAACCTCCTTATTGTTTTTGCGCATTTTCAAATTGTTCTTGGTGGGCAAGAATCTGCAGTACATCAGGCAGGTCCCACAACGTAAAAAAAGTGTAACCAAAAGGAAAAATGTACATGACTAATACTGATTGGGATTTTCAAGAGATTTAACACACTCAGAAATTAGCAAAAGCAAAGAAAAACCGAGAATCACATAATAACTCACAGGTAACCCGGAATAATAATCCTCTGGACCGCACCAACAAAGAGCTTAGCTTGCTCGGACTGCAGTTGGAATATCCGCCTTCCTTCGAGATAACTGCTGCCGAAAGCTGTGCGAGAAATGACATCCCCGGTGAGGTTCTGGAGCTCCGGCCACACATCCACCTCGCACGATCCGCCAGAACAATGCAACTCCTTCCATCTGGTGACAAGCTCTTCACAGCTTGCAGAAAAAGCCGGTAGCATGAGCTGCAAATTAAGTCATAAACTGACAATAAGCCATAACTAATCACACTTGTGGCAACTATTCTAGGACGTACGTACAATATTTTTTTAAAGTTGATGAAATTGAACCGAAATTTGAAGATAACATAAATTGAAAGGAAATTTGtcttttccgcaaaaaaaaaaaggaAATTTGTCTGAATTGTGTGTGATTTTTTTCGCTGACCTTGAGCTTCTCAAGATGGAAAGCGGGATTGAGGATCCTCCTGTGCTTGACCCATTTCTCCCCCTCATGGGTCGTGAGGCCGTTGGCGAGCAGCTTGGTGAGAGCCGGGAACTGGGGCTTCTGGAAGTGGCCAAACTTGTTGGACAGCACGTccttgataagctcagggtcagTGATGGCCACGTTGGCCACCGGTCCGAACCAAGAGAAGCACGGCTTGCCGTTGTCCCGGACGTTGTTGTGGAGGAACGGGATGACGCGGGGGACGATGTCGTGGCAGCGCAGCGGCAATGGCTTGGCCCAGGCCTCGTCGTTGAGCCGGCCGAAGTCCTTGAGGTCGCCCATGAGGAAGCGGTACGGCGTGCCGCCGACGCCCTGCGCGCGCAGCGTCCGCTCAAGCCGCCGCGGGCGCCACCACAGCCGGTCCAGCAGCAGGCGGGCCTGCCACAGGAGCGCAGAGCCCGTGAGCCCGTACAGGAGGTAGCTCCATGGcactgccgctgccgccgctgcaaGGTCAAAAGCCATTTTTCTCAAAAGTCAAGAGATGTTGGGCTACTAGCTGAACGAGTGTGCATTGACTGGTGGCATATTTGGCATCGTCTTATATAGAGGTGTGTCCCTGGGTAGGAGTTTGATTAGAAGCTTGATTAGTCTCTTCTTTGCATTTGTTTTAAGATTTCTTGGAGTGTAAGACTGGTTTGGCATCGTGTTATGTAGCGGTGTCACTGTGTTGTTGGATCACTGTCTTCGTCCCATTTGTTAAATGATTTCTTGCGGTAGAAGACTAATGGATATGCTTGCAGCGAGCTTGGAGGAGAAGAAAGTTCGATCAGGAAAAGATCGGTCAAACGGTGGCGCCGGCCACCCACGTGGGACTTCTTGTTGCTACTCTGCTTTGTCACTGATCTCATTTATTTTTCTTATCCAAGTTAAATTACTGATCAACGTTTTTTAGTAAATACGCTGAAAGTAATAGAACTTAGACGTGACAGTTAATTTGATGCATGAATTTGTAAAATAGTACATGATTGCAATCATCTAACTTGATTGTGCTTTTAAATACGATCACATTTCTCGTACGCGGACATATCTGCTGCCTATGTGGCACGTCGGCGTGCCTATGGCCCACTGTCGGACACTGGAACCGCTGGGAACGAGGTGTTTGTGTTTTTTTTTATCGAAACCCCCTCACTTTTTTTCTACTTACCCATGAAAGGCCCTCGAATGACCCTCCAATTGCAAAAATTGTAAAATGGCCTGCCAAGTTTTGAACCTAGCAGCAAGCATTGATAGCCAACTGATCTAACGGGGTGATTGATGTCTAACTAGACCATCAAGGCGTGTGTTGGCCTGCAACACATGTTATGATTTTAACTATTGATAGTTTTGTCATCTATGTGAGGTCAGGGCCTCCAATGCCGACCCgtaaatttcctcccgcatccgtccGCGAACACGGATGCGGGGGGCGGCCATCAATGATGCCCGCATATATTTCAACAACTTTTTAAACTAataggacgaaattcatgcaaaccaaCCAGATTTTTATATAAACCGAACAACATTCATGCAAACACGGTGAATTTTCATCAAAGTTCAGATAGAAATGGTTTTAGGTTGGCTCTTGTGGCAGTGTATGGCGTAGCCCAACCTGAACTTAAGCCCGACTTCCTTGCTGATCTAGTTAGGATCTGTGGGGAGGAAAGGTTGCCAATTTTAGTCGGAGGGGGTTTTAACATTATCAGgaggagagaagagaagaagaatgacaactaCGATGGCGGGTGGTCATTCATGTTCAACGCGATTATTGAGAGTCTTAATCTGCGAGAGATCGACCTTACGGGTAGACAATTCACATGGGCGAATTCGTTACCTAATCCGACCTATGAGAAGTTGGACACAGTGCTGACTAGTGTAGAATGGGAACAAAGATACCCTTTGGTATCAGTGCATGCTATGCAGCGTGCAATCTCAGACCACACACCCCTGTTACTGGACTCGAGTGAAGCAACTCATATAGGTAACAAAAACCTTTTCTCTTTCGAATTGAGTTGGTTCGAAAAGAAGAATTTCTTAGATATTATTGCAAGGGAATGAGCTAAGCATGTGAGTGGTAATTCCAATGTTGAACGGTGGCAAAACAAGATTAGACACCTTCGACAATTTTTAAGGGGTTGGGCCAAAAACGAAAGTGGGATTTATAAGCGAGAAAAGGAAAGACTGTTACAATTGATTGAAACTCTAGATCTCAAAGTGGAATCTACCCTTCTCAATAGGATTGAGCAGGATGCTAAGTCTGACGCAGAGCAGAAGCTTCGTGATCTTCTTAGAGAAGAAGAAATGAAGTGGGCCTTGCGTGCGAAGGTTCTCAAAGTTGTCCAAGTGGATGACAATACTCATTTTTTTCCGCATGATTGCAAATGGAAAATGAAGGAAAAAGAAAATCATCCAACTTGAGCAGGATGAAGGGATGGTGGTCGGTCATGAGAACCTTAAGATATATATTTCGAATTATTATAAACAACTCTTTGGGCCTCCTATGGACAATGATGTGTCCCTCGATGATCTTGTAGTTGAGGACATTCCTCAGCTTCGGTCAGATGAAAATGGGATTTTATCTGCACCAttttcggagaaagaggtgtttgggGTGATTTCGCAAATGAAACCGAATAAGGCGtcgggaccagatgggtttcctgttgaattctataagaaatgttggcatgtCATAAAGGGAGACCTTCTGCCCATGTTCCAGGACATGTTTAATGGTCACCTATAACTTTTCCATCTTAACTTTGGAACAATAACATTGTTGCCAAATAAAGAAGGAGTAGTTTGTATTGAACAGTTTCGACCGATGTGTCTTCTGaatgtgagtttcaaaattttcatgaagGTGGGCACCAATAGATTGACACATATTGCTCACTCGGTGGTGCAATCGAGTCAACGACCTTTGTGCCTGGGAGACACATCTTGAAAGGGGTTGTTGTCTTACATGGAACTCTTCATGAAATCCACTCGAAGAAACTCGATGGGGTGATTTTCaaggtggattttgagaaggcatatgacaaagtcaaatggcctttctTACAGCAGGCAATGTGCATGAAAGGGTTTAATGAAAAATGGAGGAAGCAGGTGGATTCCTTCCTCCAAAAAGGCAGTGTCGGGATTAAGGTGAACGATGATGTGCGTCATTATTTCCAAACTCACAAAGGTTTAAGACAAGGGGATCCATTGTCTCCTATTCTTTTTAATATCGTGGCCGATATGTTGGTCATGCTTATAGGCAGGGCAAAAGTGAATGGCTTAGTAGGTGGACTAATTCCCCATCTGGTTGATGGTGGGGTTTCCATCTTACAATATGCTGACGATACTATCTGttaggaatcgttgcatggaaaacaaaaaaattctatgcacacgcaatgatctatccatggagatgcatagaaacgagggggagagtgtgtctacgtaccctcgtaggtcgtaagcgaaagcgtttcacaacgcggttgatgtagtcgaacttcttcacactTCAACCCATCAAGTACCGGACGCACAGCACCTCTGCgttttgcacatgttcagctcggtgacgtccctcgccttattgatccagcaagacgtcgaggtagtagatgagttccgtcagcacgatggcgtggtgacggtgatggtgaagtgatctccgcagggcttcgcctaagcactacgaaaatatgaccgggggtgtaaacaatggagggggcgccgcacacggctaggcaattgtctggggtgtgctaggtgCCCCCTCCTTACatgtataggtgggagggagagggagaggccaaggggagccccaagtaggtctgaatcctacttgggctcctgcccttggccgcaccccctaccatatttgtcggagggggaaggaaagaggggggagagggaaggaagggggaatcatattccactctttcctttcccttcttctctttccttctcctcctaggccggcccatatggggggagcccagccccttgtggctggtgtgtttccgctcttggcccataaggcacatatcttttgtcgggggtgtccggaaccccttccggtgacccgataagtacccggtaccccccgaaacacttctggtgtacgAATACTATcgttctatatatcaatctttacctctcgaccatttcaagactcctcatcatgtctgtgatctaatccgggactccgaacaatattcggtcaccaaatcacataactcatataatactatatcgtcatcaaacgttaagcgtgcggaccctacgggttcgagaactatgtagacatgaccgagacacctctccggtaaataaccaatagcggaatctggattcccatattgtctcctacatattctacgaagatctttatcggtcgaatcgttatgacaacatacgtaattccctttgtccaccggtatgttacttgcccgagattcgatcgtcggtatcttcatacctagttcaatctcgttaccggcaagtctctttactcattccgtaatacatcacctcgtgactaactccttagttgtttgcttgcaagtttatgatgtgtattaccgagagggcccagagatagctctccaatactcggagtgacaaatcctaatctcgatctatgccaactcaacaaacacatttggagatacctgtagagcatctttataatcacccagttacgttgtgacgtttgatagcacacaaggcattcttccgatatccgggagttgcataatctcatagttgaccaaatatgtcatagtcgaaggaatatgtatttgacatgaagaaagcaatagcaataaaactgaaggatcattatgctaagctaacggatgggtcttatccatctcatcattctcctaatgatgtgatccgttatcaaatgacgactcatgtccatggttaggaaaccttaaccatcgttgatcaacgagctagtctagtagaggctcactaggaacacGTTGttcgtttatgtattcacacatgtattaaggtttccgatcaatacaattctagcatgaatagtaaacctttatcatgaataaggaaatataaaataacaactttattattgcctctagggcatatttccttcactatcatATTCATGGAACATGATGTTGCAAAGGCTAGGAATATGAAACTAGTACTTTGTCTCTTCGAACAAATGTCGGGGCTTAAGATTAATTTTCACAagagtgaattgttctgctttggttaGGCCAAAGAGGAGCAAGAGGTGTATAGACATTTGTTTGGATGTGAGATGGGATCCCTACCTTTCAGCTATCTAGGGATCCTGATTCACCATCGTAAACTTACTACTAAAGAATGGAAATGCATCGAAGACCGATTTGAGAAAAAAAGTaagttgctggaagggtaagcttatGTCCTATGGAGGTCAGCTGGTGCTGATTAACTCAGTACTTACCAGTATGTCGATGTTCCTATTATCTTTCTTTGAAGTACCCAAGGGGGTACGGAAGAGGTTAGATTTTTATCGGTCTCGATTCTTCTGGCAATCGGATGAAGTTAAATCAAAATATCACTTGGCAAGATGGGATATTATTTGCAGACCCAAGGACCAGGGGGGCTTGGGGTCGGAAACCTGGAGGTTAAAAACAAATGCCTGCTGAGCAAATGGCTCTATAGGTTATCAGTAGAGACTAATGGTACGTGGGCACAGATTTTGCGCAAAAAAAATTTACACACTAAAACTCTGGCCCAGGTTATTGTAAGACCTAATGACTCGCCATTCTGGATGGGGCTAATGAGGGTAAAAGATACATTCTTTCATAGAACAAAATTATTTGTTGGTAGTGGTACCACAACAAGATTTTGGAAGGACATGTGGTTAAGGGGACACGCTGCTAGCCTTACAGTATCCCACCTTGTATAATATTGCGCAACATAAGGACTATTACGTGGCTTCAGTATTACAAGTGGCACCATTAAATATCCAGTTCAAGAGGTCCTTAATTGGGGAACATTGGAATTCCTGGCTTCACCTTGTGCGCAGATTGATGGATGTTCAACTCTCTCACCAGCTTGATTCTTTCCACTGGAAGTTAACTAGAAGCGGGATGTTTACGGTAAAATCTTTGTACTTGGATCTAATCAATATTGTCCCAATCCCAAGATCGATTCATATTTGGAAGACTGAGGTTCCCTTGCGaattaaaatcttcatgtggtttgtccacaagcaagtgatCCTTACCAAAAAAAAATTGCTTAGGCGAAGATGGGTAGGCGGTGCACATTGCTGTTTTTGTGAAcgagatgaaacaatacaacacctTTTTATTGATTGCCTTCTCGCGAAGCTACTTTAGCACACCATTCATATAGCCTTCAATATTACTCCTCCAGATAACATTTACACGCTATTTGGGATGTGGTTAAATGGAGTAGACTCAATTATTGCGGCATGCATTCGGATAGAAATATGTGCTTTAttgtgggctatatggaactgtagAAATGATATGATCTTTAACAGACAAAATGTTTTGAatttcttgcaggtcatcttcagagctacgGCATGGATCCGTATTTGGTCGTTACTCACTCCTACGGACTACAGAGAGCTACTGGGTGCAACTGCTGGAAGATGGTAGCATGGgatatattcaaccggtttggatgatgACCCATTAATAAGATAGGTGTTTAGTCATCTCATCCTGTTTTATGCCGGTTGTGGCTTTATTTTCTTTCAGATATTTTGTTTCTTTTGCTCCGTTTGTGAGCTATACTGGATTGCAGACTTTGTATTTCGTTGGCACCTTTTAAtaatatggccgcatgcatcagttagatgcagaggccgggggtgagCTTCCTTATGAAAAAATATCACAAATCATCATACATAGCATGCAAATAAATCTAGTACAACAGTGTCTTAAATTCGACGAGATTTAGCCGGATGTCCAACTAGTTTTTCATCAACAGATCATGTCGTCCCACACATACTACCCCTTCAGCTTCATCCAATAGTGTGTGTACGTAAATGGTCGTCCCTCTGTCATGTGGTACATCACGACAGCGCATACGGGCTACGGAATGTGTAGagcaacattgagtgaatgaatgatttaatcaacaagttgagaaagaagaagcaaaacttacATTGTCCTTTGTCGCGTGCAATGGCCACCTTGCCTTCAGTTGAGCAACTACGTGACAAAACTTGGTGATGATGGTCTGGACGGCATACCATCAATATGATAACGACTTCACATTGCGATCAGGAATGACGTGCATGTCGTAGGGCGCAGTGTGCTTTCGTGCGTGAAACAATTCATGCGCTTGCTGCCAGAAGATCCTCCCTCTGCTCATGCCTACGAAATCTACGGATATGACCAACCACGCATCCCACAGTAACTCATTCTCCATGGTCGAGTACCCCGTCATCCTTCTTAATCTGAAAAAACAACATGGTGTCCTAaaataagctcaatggcatttgaTTGAACACCTGCCAGGCGTGGTGGCCGCCATGGAGGTCCTCGACAGGGTGGCGGAGTGTACCTGAGTAGAAAAGGCTCCAGGGTGGACAACGACATCATTAAAGGCGAGTGGGCGCGTCGGTGCTGATTGCGAACATTCGGCAATGCATGTGTGGTGGAGGTGGAGGGTGCAAAGCAAGGGGGGGAGTAGCGGAGTGGAAGAAAATTGGACGGGAAGGGTGGATTTAGTGGGCCTAGGGTGTCGGAGTCCAACGTGGCTGTTGNNNNNNNNNNNNNNNNNNNNNNNNNNNNNNNNNNNNNNNNNNNNNNNNNNNNNNNNNNNNNNNNNNNNNNNNNNNNNNNNNNNNNNNNNNNNNNNNNNNNNNNNNNNNNNNNNNNNNNNNNNNNNNNNNNNNNNNNNNNNNNNNNNNNNNNNNNNNNNNNNNNNNNNNNNNNNNNNNNNNNNNNNNNNNNNNNNNNNNNNNNNNNNNNNNNNNNNNNNNNNNNNNNNNNNNNNNNNNNNNNNNNNNNNNNNNNNNNNNNNNNNNNNNNNNNNNNNNNNNNNNNNNNNNNNNNNNNNNNNNNNNNNNNNNNNNNNNNNNNNNTGCGAAACAAAGTGTGTCCGGACTGCCGAGCGGATCGATATAGGACCGTGTTGGATGGTTCCCGTGGTTCGGACATATACGGATGATTTGAGGGCcagcgttgaagatgcccttataTATATCATGCACTATGTCTGAACTATAGGCCTACAACACATGTTATAACTATAATTTTaactattactccctccattcggaattacttgtccaagaaatgaatgtacatagatatattttagttatagatacattcatttttgtgacaagtaatttcgaacggaggaaGTAGTTACTTTTTTGTAGTTTCCAAAAATGGGATTCATATGCAATTAGTACTCGAAACAATAAGAAAGCGATGATGGAACCGAGAAATAAGGGTGTGTTATCTTGCAACATCATGTTAATATTGTACATCTTGCTGGGCAGAAGCTAGTCGAGATATTTATGCATTCATTTCAATCGTTTGCCACCCAACACACA is drawn from Triticum dicoccoides isolate Atlit2015 ecotype Zavitan chromosome 6B, WEW_v2.0, whole genome shotgun sequence and contains these coding sequences:
- the LOC119320210 gene encoding cytochrome P450 72A15-like; translation: MAFDLAAAAAAVPWSYLLYGLTGSALLWQARLLLDRLWWRPRRLERTLRAQGVGGTPYRFLMGDLKDFGRLNDEAWAKPLPLRCHDIVPRVIPFLHNNVRDNGKPCFSWFGPVANVAITDPELIKDVLSNKFGHFQKPQFPALTKLLANGLTTHEGEKWVKHRRILNPAFHLEKLKLMLPAFSASCEELVTRWKELHCSGGSCEVDVWPELQNLTGDVISRTAFGSSYLEGRRIFQLQSEQAKLFVGAVQRIIIPGYLFLPTKNNLKMRKNNKEVESVLQGLINKRMRAMEEGEKSENDLLGLLLESNMKDMDENGQPSQGMAMEDVIEECKLFYLAGMETTSVLLTWTMIVLSMHPEWQDLAREEVLGLFRKNKPEYEGLSRLKMVTMILHEVLRLYPSATVFSRKTYKDMDIGGVRYPSGVFIEVPVLFINHDPDIWGSDVNEFKPDRFAQGISKASKHPGAFLSFGWGPRVCIGQNFAMLEAKMALSMILQHFEFELAPSYTHAPHTVMTLQPMHGAQIKLRAI